The nucleotide window GACTCCAAGGTCTATGTGGATCAGAAAAGGTGAACCTCGGGGCCCTCAGGGCAGGTTGATGTCGGCTGACAGAGGTGCAGGCTGGAATAAAAGGACGTTCTCGATGGTGACATCTACGGCATGATCGCCCGTACGCGACAGCCAACCTCTGGGTAACCAaaccctccttctccttcacaCGTCCACGCGTCTTCTAAATCCGAGGCGGAACACCTTCAGTGGTGGCCTTACAAGCGCAAGTTCCACCACCGGTACTACGACCTCGTCCCGACGAACGCCAGCGCCTAGGAGGGCTTCCAGAACACGTTCTCGGTGACGGACCTTGAGGGAACGGCGGAGCGCACGCTCCTCGATAGCGGCCGGTACCTGGCGACATCCAACATGCTCGACTTCCCCAGCTTCCGGCCGACGGTCGGCGACCACACCAGGTTCAACGAACCGTTTTGTGAGTGTCCCCTCACCCTTTGTTTCTCTTCATCCGGATTCCCGACTTTGATAGATGGACCATTCCGGATAAAAAACGCAATGGGATCGGCTTACGAATcttgaagaaaaaaaagaccaCAACCTCGCTagggtcctcgtcgacgagttGCCTTGCTGCCCGCACTGGACCAAGAACACCAGGGAGGTCTTTaccccggcggcgaagaaaATCGACCCCGACGTAAGCCCGTGAACCTGCCACTGGTCCAAGGAttgggggttttttttttgtccGCTGACACGCAACTTTGTTTCGGCACATTGCGCGCTTCAAGGCCGTGAGGGAGCAGTTCGACCCGAAAGGCATTTTTAGgagcgtcgtcggcgaggctATCGGTGTCTACTGAGACCGAGACATCAGGTTggatggagagggggggggggtttgcGAGAGGCGGTTGTATTTTCTAGTTCCCATACTCGACGAGCGAACGATTGACTCTCCATCTACTGAGTTTTGGATTGATTCAGTTCCTTCTGGCACGACAGGTTGCCTTGTATATACGGCAGGTATTCTACGAGACATTTGGACTGGCTCATATATGTGATGATGGCTCTTCTAGTCCATCTCTGTCAGCATGAAACCACAGGGCACCATTACCGAGAATATCAATGAGGCCGGCGGGAGTGACTTCTCTCTACTGACCTCAAAGCCCCATCCTACAGATGCTGCAGCCCACTGATATTCCCTCTATGCTACACAGGCCACCCTATACCTCAATCCCTTTCCACGGGTTTCAGCGTCACCATCAACGGCCCCTTCTCCCACGTGATGTAGCTCTTCTGCACGACCCACTCCTCCATCCCGGGACACAGCTCCATGTCGTAGTGCCAGAGAGTCTTCGCCAGCAGCAGGCGAAGCTCGAGCCACGCGAGGCTGGGCAAGACGGTCATTGGTTAGCAAAGGCGACGTTCCGTTACAAACAGCATCATGCATAACTCTGTGACGAAGAACGGAGGAAAAACAAATATGGGTTGGACCGCGAAGCAATGATACAACGGGAAAGCGAGGGCAAATCAGGGTCCGGGAACAACTCACTTCTTCCCGAGACAGTTCCTCGGGCCGTACGAGAACGGCTCGTGGACGTCTCGCCTGTCGTCCTTCCACTCCGGGTCCTCTGGGTGGAGCCAGCGCTCCGGTACGAACTCGGTCGGCCGGGCCCAGTTGTCCGGGTGCGTGAAGGCGACGTACGGGTTGACTGACACGAGGGTCTGCCGCGCGGAATGTTTAGTCAAtgctctcccccccccccctggccaGCGAACTCGTTTGAAAAAAGGGGGAACAGGAAGGGAAATGAGAAAAGGGAGGTTCACTTACGCCTTCGGGAACCACGTTGCCGCAGATCTCGGCCCCGCCCTTCGGGACAATCCGCGGCaacccggcgccggccgggtTATACAGCCTTAGCCCCTCCATCAGCACGGCCTGTAGATACTCGAGCCCGACGAGCCCGTCGACGCGGATGTCCTCGGCCCGCGCGAATCGCCCGCGGATCTCCCTCACCAGCAGGCCGTACACGCGCGGGTTCCGCAGCAGGTGGAACGTCGTCCCGGAgagcaccgtcgccgtcgtctcggtGCCAGCGACcatgaagacggcggcgttggcgtgCATCTCCCTGACGCTGAGCCCTTTggtgtcgccgtcgtcgccgtcgactcCTTCGCCGCCCCCGCTCCGACGCAGGACGAAGCTCCAGATGTCGGGCTTCGCGTGGTtcgcctcggcgaggcggcggtcgacgaggcggcccGCGTAGTCGGTGTGCTCCTGGGCCTTTTTCTtcagcggcgccgccgtgacGGCCTGGACCAGCGGGCCCAGCAGGGGGATCTCGAGGAGCACGACGCCCCAGATGACGAACTTGAGCCCGGCGAAGAGGTTGTGGACCCAGGGGATGTAGGCGCCTTTCTGGAGGAGCAGCAACGGCTCGCCAAAGGTGAGGTCGGCCATGATGTCAAAGGTGCAGAAGTTGTACAGGTCCACGATGTTGACCCGTCCGCGGCGGTCATGCCGGCCCATGACCTCGACCATCTGATCGGCGTAGGACGCCAGCAGGGGCTCCTGGGCCTTGAGGGCCGTGTTAGAGAAGGCGTGGGTGAAGATGCGGCGCTGACGCGTGTGGTCCGCCGGCCGGGTTGTCACGATACTGTCGCGGCCAAAGTTCTCGCCGCCGAAGTAGCGCAGGTCCTTGGGCATCTCGGACCGGAGGGGGCGGCCCATGATGTCTTTCCATGCCTGTGCTATTGGCCGGTCAGTTGAGCACAGCGAGATCGGCGGAGGGGGTTACGTAGGCGGTTCACGCACGCTGGATGTAGGAGAGCTCGTTGGGAGCGACGCGGACGGTTCCCTGGTACGTCTTGTGGATTTCGAGTGCTTTGGCGGCGTAGTTGCCCATAAGCATGTGAATGTTCTTGGGTACCGGGCTGAACCGCCAGAGAAGCGGCCCCGGGTAACGGCGTAAGGGGTGGAAGAAGACATTGTATATGCCGATCAGGAAGTACTGTACACACGACAGATATATGAATATCATCAGTTCGATACCACCCTGTACTTCATGGTGGTTGTGAGACATACGTAGGCAAACGTCAGTTCAACAAGGCGAAGAGCAATGGTTCCGTAAGTCGACGCCATGGTGTTTTCGTTAACACGCAGTTTCCCACAGTAAATGTCTATAATCAGAAAATCTAGAGGAATGGAAAAAGATAGATCGTGCCCAGCTGGCCCCCCCTGGTGAGTGGCGGGTTTGTTATCTACCCAAGGGTCCCAGCCGCAACGAATACGAATTCGATGTGATGCGATGGTTCACGGGGGCCAAGACCCAACGGATTTTCCGGATTGGGCCAACTCAAACTTCGCTGCACGGGATTCCCTTGATTTAAGTTGAAGGGGGAGACACACGTCGTGGTTGAAACTCAACCGCTCGGTTCGTTTCAGGAACCGTTTGCCCGGGGCATTTTTGACAGCCAGCCACTCACGAAGGAgatatatatatttatataaacGAGTTGGAACCGCGTCGTTCAAGCCATGACCGTGGCCATGATCCTGATTAGACGAAACCTTTGGGGATGTAACTAAACAGCTGAAAAGGGCAGAGACGCGACACGAAGCTGGAGCAAGGGCGAATACTCCGTCGACTCTTGTAAGTTGGCCGTGACGAGTGACatgggcgtcgccgtcgtcgcatGTTATGCAGGGAAGTTCCGCCTTCAGTGAGCCTTCACCACCTGCACTGGTACGGTACGAAGTAGGTACGGGGCATGCTTCCGGACAGTACCGTACCTGTAGATTCGCAGCAGCAaacgaaggaggagggaagatTCGGATTGAGACTTTGGATCAGTCAGCAATtagcacacacacacaccttcATCACCTCAGCTTTATCGATAAGACGATAGGACGCAAGACGTAAGGCGTGATCGATCACGGACAAGCAAGCCCTCCCCCGCCACGGCGTGTACCCGCCGCTCGTCATCGGCATGCCTACGTCACGACCACGCCGGAGCCTCCCTAGCATTCCTCATCGGCCTCCCTCACAGCCCCCATCTGTCTAGCGTCCTCTAATTCGTATTCCAACGGTTGCCAACATTCCAGCAAGCGTTTGAGAGTAAACGAAAATAGCAAAGAAACAATACCAAcagaagggagagagagggagaagaaaagaaactCCAGAAACACAACCCAGGCAAGCGcaagcccccccccaaccTAGAAAATGGCTCCTATTTTGATTGTCGGCGCCACTCGGGGCCTCGGGGCGTCTCTCACCAAGCAATACGCCGCGGACCCCGCCAACACCGTCTACGGCACGACGCGCTTGAAGGAGGGTCCTGAGGGCTTCCCGGAGAACGTCAAATGGCTCACCGGAGTCGACCTGACCAACTCCAAGGTCGGCGAGACCATTGCTAGCCAGCTGAGTAGTGGTGGTTCTAAGCCGCTGTCGACCGTGGTAAGTCCCTCGCCCCCCTCGCCCCTTCATACACCCACACGGAACTCATCGGGGCGGCCCAATCGTCTAACTCAGCACACCACCCCCCTCGGCAGATCATCACGGCGGGCTACTTCGCGACCGAGGACTTCAGCGCCGACAAGGGCCCGGACTGGGCCGAAGAGCAGCGCATGTACACGACGAGCTCCATCGCGCCCGTGTTTGTCGTCCACGCGCTCGCGCACGCCGGCCTTCTCCAGGGGGGCTCCAGGGTCGTGCTCGTCTCGTCCGAGTCCGGGAGCATCACCCTCCGCCacgagaaggagggcggcggcaactACGCCCACCACGCCTCCAAAGCCGCCCTGAACATGGTCGGCAAGCTGCTGAGCCTCGACCTCAAGGAaaagggcgtcgtcgtcagcatCGTCCACCCGGGCTTCATGCGGACCGAGATGACCAAGGGCGTGGGCTTTGACAAGTActgggacgacggcggtggtgagTGCTTGTTGCTCTGTCTCCGCGGTGAATGGATCGCTGACATCCGTGTGTGTCCGCGCCGCAGCCGTCACTCCCGACGAAGCGGCCGAGAGTCTCATCAAGTGGGCGTCACAGCTCGACATGTCCAAGACCGGCGAGTATTGGGCGCCGAGAGGCCCGGGTAAGTGCCGACGTTGTGGTTGCACTTTTTTGAAGGGGGGACAAGACATGGACTGACATTCGCCAGGCGATATTGGCACGGCCGAGCCCGTGCTGGGCAAGGGGCTCTCGACGCCTCTGCATCTTCCTTGGTGATTGCTGATCGCTCGAGAGGTTCtagccggcctcggcgaagtATGAGATGCGGTTGTAAAGtggccttttttttttgaatttttttttttttgaacCGGGTCCGGATGAAATCCACAGCGGAACAAGCGATGGCTAGAACGCCTGTCTATCATGGTTCGGACCGGGGGTGTTTCGTGCGAGAAGTCGAGAAATCTGTGTAGGCTTCATGGGTGTTGAGTCGGGCTTTGGTGGtgttttttttcctttcggAAGGGGGCTGGCCCGTGGGCGTGCATGGCATACCGCCTATTTCCCGTGCCACACATTGTCCCGCTCACAGGGAGCAAATCAACGGGCAGTTGTGGTAGCTCAACGGCGTCAAGAGGCGGCTCATGTGTCCAACGCCGCAAATGAGACGAGCGACCCTTCTTAATTGCATCCCCGCAGTTCCCGTGGCCAGGGTATATGGAGCCAGCTGAGCACTGACGGCGACAGCAACTAGCTGTCCACTAGAAGTGGCCGGGATGCTGTGATCATGGGGGAAAGCAGGAGATAGAGGGGTGGGCTGGTGGTCGCAATCGCTTTCGTTGCACAGGACTGCATTAGCGATGGGGACAGTGAGAGATTCGTACTGCCCAAAAGCCAAAATGCAATCTCTCTCAACACATCGCGCGGGCCAATCTACGCTTCGTTCGGTCGGCTTCTCCCCTGCTGATCGTTTTGCGGATCATTTACGGCAGACCGCAGCTGTCGATATTAATCAAAgcctcccccctccacaATCATATGCTCAAATGAAGATAATGAACAAGATTCGTCGAAAGATTTTTTTTGATCTAGCTCCAATGCTCTTAGTCCATTAAAATGCTCGCTTACGTTTCAGATTGGCGACGTGAGCCTGGAGAGGCTGGGATGACGCTGCTTTTTACTCCGTACATCTTGTTCAACGGGGCACCACAACGACGGAGGTGGCTCCCCGATCCGATCACGAAGCGAAAGGTGTGAGTGAGATGACGAGAAGCATCGCGGAAAGTAGAAAAGGGTGCCTCTGGGGCACACCGTCGCTGTGGCTGTCGATGTCACTACCGCCACCAGTCTGTCAAGTAGCAAGCGTCAGAGGTATTTGGCGCGCGTCCTCCAAGTCGTCTTGGTTACTTCCTCGAGCCTTTTCGAATTTGCCTGCACGTTGCTAGCCAGCTGAAGATTGACTGACATGCCAGTGGTATGCGAGGAGGGGTGGGAGCTGGTGGCCGATCAAACCAGATCGCCAGCGGCTGAGATTGGAGGGCCTCTTGTGTGTCTCCCTCGCTGGGGAGAGGGAACAGCGAGTACAATGCCCGTTTGGTGTCCTGTCCGAAGCTTGGCAGGGCAAATCGGCATGCTCCTCTACGCTTATTGCTGAGTGAGTGCCAGCGTCGATCTCGACTCGGCTCCTGCAAACACCCAAGTTACAACGTGCATTCGCCCGCTAAAACAAAGCGGGTCCGTTTCTTCtctcgatggcgatgatggcgggcAGCGGTTGTTTGCGCTCGGATGATAGCTGAGATCGAGCGACCAACCGAATTGTCCGATGCAGAGCAGCTATTGGGCGCCACCGAGATGGCTGGGCCTtgtggggggggagggggttgcgGCCGAGGGACTGGAAACGTCACGGGTCTGGCGGGAGACCAGACCCAAGTGCGTGTGCAGTGCGCACCGACGACGAAAAGAGCGGTATTGCTGCCGCAGTTGGTGGCGTTTCGAGGCTGATTGATGGTAATGAACGAGGAGGGCGCTCTCGAGTCTCGACTTTTGGACGCCTGCCGCTGTTCGACCTGCTATCCGGGCTAATGACATCCAAAGCGTTCTCCTGCACCCCATGTTTGCTTGGCGCAGCGAGATGACCGGGGTGCCCAACACGAGGTTGCAATCCCAGCACTTGAGATGGGGGCGACAACCTAGGGCCCTGTGCTACCATTTGATTCTTCTGATTCTCATCTCCAAGATACAGACTCCATACCTTAGTTGCTCAAGTTGCCAGGGACTGGGTGGACGTAGAGCTAGCCCCATCTATCATTTTGGTACCGAGGGGGAAAACAAGGAGGTGCCATGACCATATGGACCGCCGAGCTCTCTGTAGACTGTCGAATGTGCCTGTCCGAAGACGGACGGAGGCTTCGGGAGAAATACGGTTCTGTTACGTAGGTAGCGTTAGCCTCCGATGCTCCGTTCaaaggggaagaaaagaaagaaatcCGGACCAGGAAGCCGTGGGCCTTAGTGGAGGGGCACATAATTAGGCACCGGTAGATTGACTGGTGCCAGGTACATGCCACAAGGTTTTTGACAGTCTACAGACGCGCGAGCCAAGGAAGGCCCGTCGGTTGTAGCCGGCGCGTGCATAAGTATAAGGTCTGATGGGATGCATTGTCGGTCAGATGGCTCCAGCGCCAAACGGGGGGGGCTCCCATCTGTTTTTGCGCCGTTGTCCGTTTCGATCTCGTTGGTATTCTCGTCTGGTAGACCCGAGTGTCGGACGTTCGGTGCTGCCGCAGACAATAacgacagcagcaggaggTCAGGTCGTTCGTCGTCTTGTTCTGCGGAACTCCATCGGAGGCAAGTCTGTGCACACGGCACCCTGTCGTTCCATCCCTCATCGCTCATCCGCCCATTTGTTGAGCTGCCCTGGTTAGTGTGAAGTGTGCATGCTATGTGCGTACGCATAGTGTACTGCTCTGTGGGATTATTAGGGGTCCTGAGGGGGTGTCATCGGCACGTCTTGTCAGCACCCCGGTCAGCCGAGGACCATCACTCCCGCGTTGGTCATTGTTAGTGTATCGCGACCCCATGCCACGATACTCGTTCCAGTGTAGAGCGGCAGAGATGCAGAGCGACGGTGGGCACGTTCTGTTTGAAGCTTGGTACGAAATCTGGGTCGACGGCACCCGAGAGATTATGATTGCGCGCGAGGCCCCGGTGCCGTGTCCTGTGTTTCTTGTGTTTCCTGTGCCCTGTGCTTGGGTCCTGGCCGTGGCAGTAGCCGAATCCAGCTAGGTGCTAAGCAGAGGCTAGCCAATGTTCATGAGGCGAGGCATCCGTCAGGTAAAGAGAAAATGAAGTCAAGTGAGGTATCCGTAGTGCCAAACCCTTGGGCTCCATCCAAAAGGCGAGGTCGATGTGCGAGGTCGAAATTAGGTCGTGGCCCagatccatccatcctcaCCCAGGCATTAGACCCGGCTTCAGCTAATGAGGTCCCGGTTCAGGTGTAGCTGGCAGATGATTGATTGATTTATGCTCTTCTTTTTGATAGGATGGGATGCATAGGATAGGATGGGGTAGGAGAGGACATGACAGGAGGGGATAacatgggatgggatgggatggatgggatgccCAAATTGGGGAGAGGAGGCGATCGGAACGGGTGGAATGCGCGGGGATCCGGACTGGACGGGACGGCGTGTCGTTACTCGTTATTCGTTCTTGTTACTAGTTAGCATCTTTCtttcggcctcgtcctcgtttCTGTTTTCTacttcctcttctctttttctgcGGCATACCTATCACCTACCTCTtccttccctcttctttcctGCCCCTGCCAAAGGAAACCACCACCATTCAACACTAATAACCCATCGCTCTTGCATACTCAGCTTGTGCCTGCTGCTCCCGCCTCGCCCTGCCTCGCCCTTACCCCTTCGCTTTCCTTCCTCTCTCGACGGCTACGACTTGTCAGGTGTTGGTTCCTTCTTTCTTTGTGCCTTCCACAGCCCTTCCCCTTTATTCGTTCCTACAACGGGAAGTCGTGCGGTTCGCCTCCAGCTGGCAGCCTCCCTAAGGCTCTCATAAGGCACCTCCCACATCGACGACAGTACCGCCCTCCCGTCAGACTTCCCTCgcttctcccccccttcgcgGCCAAACATCCCCATTCTCGGGCTGAATTCGATTCGACTGCGTCCCCCCCACcggccatcatcttcttTACCAGGCCTGGGAGCCCTTCGTCTTTCACTTTGACCGACTTGTCGTCCGTTTTCTCTCGCCAACTCCCTCTTGAGCTTCGTTTCAATCCGACGTCACATTTAATGTTCCAAACCCATACCCCCCGCATTCTCTAAGCATCCAAACACGACTAGCAACAGCGACAACATCCAAGCAGAACACGTTCTTTACCGATAGGAACCATCCAGTCAGTACAAACACCGTCACCTCGACCAAGGCAACGCGACACACGTCCCGCGCTCCGACCATTGCCATCTTCGGAGTCGAGAAGGGAGAAAAGAACCGGTCCCAACGGAACACATCCGACACGCCAACCCATCCTAGTCACCCCTCGCCCGTACCGAGACAAAGTTGCTCACGTCGCAACCTCGTTGGATCCTTCGTCCGACGTGACCTGGCCAAAGCGACCAAGAAGTTGGGTCAACCCGCGTCCGTGTTGCAACGCACCTCGCCCGTGTCACACAGGCCAGACAGACTGATACCAGGCCCACTGATCCATTGTGCGCTACAAGCTGTCAAACGCGATACTCTAGATCCTTCTCGCCGTGTCGCTGTTCCATAAGTTTGGGGTACCGATCAGCGACATACTAATAGGCCAAATCACCCCAAACGAAACAGAGCGGCGTCGCTTGCCTGCAATCAGTATAAGAGCACAATCAGTTGGCAGGGGAAAAGAAAGCAACGCAAGGAGGAAAAGACGAAAAGGAAAACCCCCAAGGTGAGTCTGCACTTCCCTTTTCGGCCCACTCATACCGCTGTTGCTTGGCCATGCCGCTGGTCGCGCGTTCGTCCATTCAACGGCATCACCCACCGGCCAGCCACCCTTTGCAAATCCCCGATCCCCAGTCCTGTCCGAAATCAAGCAGCCAAACCCCTTCAACCTCGCTCGGCGCTGCGTGGACCCTAGATCCACCACTCTACTACCCGGAATTCCTAGCCATACCACTCGCTTCCCAGCAGTCCAGCAATTTCCCCCTGAATTGGCCCCAAACCCGATATTCCATcagtcccccccccggccgacCCGAATCAACCCAAACCAAAAGCCAGTGTGTTTGTGTTTTTTTATAGCTGACATTAACCAGACCAGACAGAAAAAGCGCAACTCGTAGCTGTTTGTGCACCACAAACCAGACAGTCGCGCATTGCCGATTATTGGCGAGGTTTCTCGATATCTCCAATTcgccccctttttttccttttcctcccaCCGACCATCGGTACCACTACTACACGACCCACGTTCACCCAAGTCGACAGCTTCCGACCGCCATCTCTACCGTTGATTGCTTGCGCCGCACACAACGCACAGTGACCTGCCGAAGAACCGTCCCCTGTCGTGTTCAGCGTCCCTGCAGCGAGGCATGACGCTAGGAGCGTGCATCTAGCAACCAAAGAAGAATCCAGCTCGGCAGCAacgctctctctctctcatcgCTCCCTCATCCGCCGGTCGGCCAGGTCcctcccctttttttttttgcggAAGAAAAGGCCGATCCCTCGACTTTGGATACGACGCGCCTGTCCATCCTCATTATCCATAATCCCTTCCCTCCTGCCACGGTAACCCGGGTACACCACTCCATTCTACTCTTGGTCACAAACCACAACCAAAATGTCAAAGGCACAATCAACACAGCCAGGTAAGCCAAGCATTGAACACCGGTTTGATATGGATATGCGGCCGGCATGTCCTATCCTACCTTACTTGCGCCCTCTTCCCACCCACCCCTTTCCATGCCTGTCTACCACCATCTTCCCGGGTTTATCACACCCCTTTTGACTTTTCCCTTGTCCAACGGGAAGAGAGCCGTCCTTCTCACGGATTGCACTGCCGCCCAAGCAAACGCAAGCACGGCGCCCACTCCACCCAATTGTCGAACCTGTTGTGTCATGTATACCTCCCTCATGTTTCACATCCCTTCCCACCccctcgccgtcatccgcATGCACGGGGCCGTCTTTGCCTCTCTTTTCCTTATTGTCGAGGTGCTGACTTTACTTCCTTGGAACAGGCCATCAACCTAGCAGGTCTGCTGGTGCTGACTTGACGCTTAATCTCTCTTCCAACAACCCCTTTCGCAACCGCGCTGCCTCCCCACTCCTCTCCGGCGCTACCTACAGCAATACCACCTCGCCTGCTTCGCCTTTTGAcgaccctcctcctcgacctgtCTCTCGCAACCCGTTCCTTGATCCATCATTTTCGTCTAGTCAACCAAATCTGATCGGAGTAGGCAATATGGCACCACCGTTCGACACCAAGGCATCGCCtaccgccgaggagctgttTGTACGTGCCCTCAACGACCCCTCAATTGAGACAGCCTTTGTCGGCTGCCGCGCGTACCATCTGGAAGGGGCCAGAGTTTACTGACTTTTCCATCGCACAGGACGGCCTGACAATCAACGATCAGAAGCAATCGCGCCCCGATGGAGGACGACCCTCGACAAACCGCCCGCCTGGCCAGCCTGGACGCGAAAATATACCTCCTGGCCGTCGCGGTCCCCCGCCCCCCGGGCACCGCCCGTCGAGATCCCaggaggaggcgatgagACAGCGACGCATGCAAGGTGGCAGCAATGGCGGACCCCCCCGACCGGCCGgagcgccggcatcgcccCAACGCCGACCCCAGGAACGCCGTCCGCGTAGGAACTCGGATTCGTCGGTCCTCATTGACATTGAGAAGCCTCTCactgaggaagagaagaaggccaaggatgCCAGACGTCGTGAAAGAGAGCGCCGCGCCCGGGAAGGAAAGGATAAGGACCCCAAGGATAAGGACCCCAAGAAGCCCAGCCGCAGGCTCGACATCATTGATCAATTGGATGCCACCAGCATCTACGGTACAGGATGTAGGTTTGCCTCTTTCGCCCCAGTCATGCTCGTATGCTGATGAGTCCAGTGTTCCACCACGATGGCCCCTTTGACGCCGCGAACCCGCATCGTAATCGCAAGGGCAG belongs to Colletotrichum higginsianum IMI 349063 chromosome 5, whole genome shotgun sequence and includes:
- a CDS encoding FAD/FMN-containing dehydrogenase produces the protein MLDFPSFRPTVGDHTRFNEPFYHNLARVLVDELPCCPHWTKNTREVFTPAAKKIDPDAVREQFDPKGIFRSVVGEAIGVY
- a CDS encoding RadP cytochrome P450 epoxidase, giving the protein MASTYGTIALRLVELTFAYYFLIGIYNVFFHPLRRYPGPLLWRFSPVPKNIHMLMGNYAAKALEIHKTYQGTVRVAPNELSYIQPQAWKDIMGRPLRSEMPKDLRYFGGENFGRDSIVTTRPADHTRQRRIFTHAFSNTALKAQEPLLASYADQMVEVMGRHDRRGRVNIVDLYNFCTFDIMADLTFGEPLLLLQKGAYIPWVHNLFAGLKFVIWGVVLLEIPLLGPLVQAVTAAPLKKKAQEHTDYAGRLVDRRLAEANHAKPDIWSFVLRRSGGGEGVDGDDGDTKGLSVREMHANAAVFMVAGTETTATVLSGTTFHLLRNPRVYGLLVREIRGRFARAEDIRVDGLVGLEYLQAVLMEGLRLYNPAGAGLPRIVPKGGAEICGNVVPEGTLVSVNPYVAFTHPDNWARPTEFVPERWLHPEDPEWKDDRRDVHEPFSYGPRNCLGKKVMHDAVCNGTSPLLTNDRLAQPRVARASPAAGEDSLALRHGAVSRDGGVGRAEELHHVGEGAVDGDAETRGKGLRYRVACVA
- a CDS encoding Oxidoreductase — translated: MAPILIVGATRGLGASLTKQYAADPANTVYGTTRLKEGPEGFPENVKWLTGVDLTNSKVGETIASQLSSGGSKPLSTVIITAGYFATEDFSADKGPDWAEEQRMYTTSSIAPVFVVHALAHAGLLQGGSRVVLVSSESGSITLRHEKEGGGNYAHHASKAALNMVGKLLSLDLKEKGVVVSIVHPGFMRTEMTKGVGFDKYWDDGGAVTPDEAAESLIKWASQLDMSKTGEYWAPRGPGDIGTAEPVLGKGLSTPLHLPW
- a CDS encoding Mucin-1, giving the protein MSKAQSTQPGHQPSRSAGADLTLNLSSNNPFRNRAASPLLSGATYSNTTSPASPFDDPPPRPVSRNPFLDPSFSSSQPNLIGVGNMAPPFDTKASPTAEELFDGLTINDQKQSRPDGGRPSTNRPPGQPGRENIPPGRRGPPPPGHRPSRSQEEAMRQRRMQGGSNGGPPRPAGAPASPQRRPQERRPRRNSDSSVLIDIEKPLTEEEKKAKDARRRERERRAREGKDKDPKDKDPKKPSRRLDIIDQLDATSIYGTGLFHHDGPFDAANPHRNRKGSRRAPMHAFAKDSLNMSLGGSGPLNKRPDHATFLGNNDGDASADFATAAARNAERKADPAVFDPRARGSIIYGEESMGLGASTFLEGTPAARAAIQRTQAEQAQQAASEGLGRSKSIAQRIRGIKREPREYGPSGRITNPEGAYTSRRSPDGNGPSSSISYTGERNPFFSEYGKEPETISVRRNGARSPGSPPPVPRRGSANGLERRATADATSPTDDGPSKPSGGFLARVKSLKGGRRRQVSDAMAPPPAPGTAA